One Triticum dicoccoides isolate Atlit2015 ecotype Zavitan chromosome 5B, WEW_v2.0, whole genome shotgun sequence genomic window carries:
- the LOC119310836 gene encoding ETHYLENE INSENSITIVE 3-like 3 protein, with amino-acid sequence MDQLALLATEFGDSSDFEVDGINENDVSDEEIEAEELARRMWKDRVRLRRIKERQQKLALQQAELELEKSKPKQISDQAMRKKMARAHDGILKYMLKLMEVCNARGFVYGIIPEKGKPVSGASDNIRAWWKEKVKFDKNGPAAIAKYEAEHLVDADAQSSVVKNEHSLMDLQDATLGSLLSSLMQHCNPPQRKYPLEKGTPPPWWPAGNEEWWAALGLPRGQIAPYKKPHDLKKVWKVGVLTCVIKHMSPNFDKIRNHVRKSKILQDKMTAKESLIWLGVLQREERHVHGIDNGVSEITHRSAPEDRNGTRNAHSSSNEYDVDGFEEAPLSISSKDDEQGLSPAAQSSEEHVSGRGTERANTEHLYKAVTLKEGTKKQPPKRKRARHSSIAVEQEVQRTDDAPENPGNLIPDMNRLNQVEIPGMANQITSFNQMAVTSEALQHRGNAQGHAYLPGAGVNSFDNAQAVDATPISIYQPVLYGSSDNARSKSGNPFPLHANSGYNSFPSNYQTLPPKQSVPLPMMDHHVVPMGIRAPADNSPYGDHVIGGGSSTSVPGDMQHLVDFPFYGEQDKFVGSSFEGLPLDYISMSSPIPDIDDLLLHDDDLMEYLGT; translated from the coding sequence ATGGATCAGCTGGCTTTGCTCGCGACGGAGTTCGGAGATTCGTCCGACTTCGAGGTCGACGGCATCAACGAGAACGATGTCAGCGACGAGGAGATTGAGGCGGAGGAGCTGGCCCGGCGAATGTGGAAGGACAGGGTCAGGCTCAGGAGGATCAAGGAGAGGCAGCAGAAGCTGGCCTTGCAGCAGGCTGAACTGGAGCTGGAGAAGTCCAAGCCCAAGCAGATATCTGACCAGGCCATGCGCAAGAAGATGGCGAGGGCACACGACGGGATCCTCAAGTACATGCTCAAGCTGATGGAGGTGTGCAATGCCCGTGGGTTTGTGTACGGGATCATCCCTGAGAAAGGGAAGCCTGTGAGTGGTGCGTCGGATAATATTAGAGCTTGGTGgaaggagaaggttaagtttgatAAGAATGGTCCGGCAGCGATTGCGAAGTACGAGGCCGAGCACTTGGTGGATGCTGATGCTCAGAGTAGCGTTGTCAAGAACGAGCACAGCTTGATGGATCTCCAAGATGCTACTCTGGGTTCACTGCTTTCGTCATTGATGCAGCACTGTAATCCACCGCAGCGCAAGTACCCCCTGGAGAAGGGCACCCCGCCCCCATGGTGGCCTGCAGGGAATGAAGAGTGGTGGGCTGCCTTGGGCCTTCCAAGGGGACAGATTGCTCCTTACAAAAAACCTCATGATCTTAAGAAGGTTTGGAAGGTCGGTGTGCTTACATGTGTTATTAAGCACATGTCCCCTAACTTTGATAAGATCAGAAACCATGTTCGCAAATCCAAAATCTTGCAGGATAAAATGACTGCAAAGGAGAGCCTGATTTGGTTGGGAGTCCTACAGAGAGAGGAAAGGCATGTGCATGGCATTGACAATGGCGTCTCAGAGATTACTCACCGCAGTGCTCCAGAAGACAGAAATGGAACTAGGAACGCACACAGCAGCAGTAATGAGTATGATGTTGATGGTTTTGAGGAGGCTCCTCTTTCAATATCATCTAAAGATGATGAGCAAGGTCTTTCTCCAGCTGCACAATCCAGCGAGGAGCATGTCTCCGGAAGAGGCACAGAAAGGGCGAACACTGAACATCTTTATAAGGCTGTTACTCTGAAGGAAGGAACAAAAAAACAACCACCAAAGAGAAAAAGGGCACGTCACAGTTCCATTGCTGTTGAGCAGGAGGTACAAAGGACTGATGATGCACCAGAAAATCCAGGAAATCTGATTCCCGATATGAACCGACTGAACCAAGTAGAAATTCCAGGCATGGCTAACCAGATTACAAGCTTCAATCAGATGGCCGTTACAAGTGAAGCTTTACAACACAGAGGAAATGCTCAAGGGCATGCTTATCTTCCTGGGGCTGGGGTTAATAGCTTTGATAATGCCCAAGCTGTGGATGCTACTCCTATAAGCATATATCAGCCTGTACTTTATGGAAGTAGTGATAATGCCAGGTCAAAGTCTGGAAACCCCTTTCCACTGCATGCCAATTCTGGTTATAATAGTTTTCCCAGTAACTATCAGACTTTACCTCCGAAACAATCAGTGCCATTACCTATGATGGATCATCATGTGGTTCCCATGGGTATCAGGGCACCAGCTGACAACAGTCCTTATGGTGATCATGTGATTggtggtggaagttcaacttctgtCCCTGGAGATATGCAACACCTCGTAGATTTTCCATTCTACGGTGAGCAAGATAAGTTTGTTGGCAGTTCTTTTGAGGGGTTACCTTTGGACTATATCAGTATGAGCAGCCCGATCCCAGATATTGATGATTTGCTGCTGCATGATGATGATTTAATGGAATACCTGGGAACATAA